The DNA window CTCGGCGGTTCCGGAGTCGGCTCGGATGAGGGTTGTCCCGGCTGCACGGGCAATGGGAGAGCGGCGCTTTCCAAACTCCCCGTGCTCCTCAATAAGAACGAACTTCTGGCCATCATGAGGCGCTTCTACCCGGAAAGCGAGCGCCGCGCCGGCCGGGAAGGGAAAGTGATCGTGTTCCTGCACATCAGCGTGGAAGGCAAGGTCGACCCGGTCGACATCGGCCAGTCCGGAGGGGCGGCTTTCGACGCGGGCGCCAAGGAAGTGGCCAAGCGCATGCGCTTCTCTCCCGCCCTCGGCCTCAAAGGCGAGCCGGTCCCGGTCAAGATGCCGCAGGCCATCCTCTTCCAGTTGGAAGACTAGGGAGCCCGGGGTCCCGACCTCATCTTGCGCAGCATGAGCCGCGCGGCGCGCCAGACGTAGCCGAAGGCGCCCAGGATCCAGATGGGGTTGGGGACCAGGAAGACGTAGCCCGCCACGAGCAGGGCCGCCAGCAGCAAGGACGGCAGGGCCGTGAGCTCCAGGGGCTGGACGCGGCCGGAGGCCTGGTCCGGGGCCTGGGCCTTGAGGGCCTTGAAGACGCGCCAAGTCAGCAGGGCGGCGATGGGCAGGGTCAGGATGTTGGCGATCAGGGCGGCGGGACCGGGCAGCAGCGACAGGACCAAAGGCAAGGTCAGCAGGCCGTTGAAGAAAGCGTGCGCCGCGATCGAGGAGGGCAGGCCTTCCTTGTGATAAGCGTAGCTCAGGATCAAAGAGTGGACCAGGCGCGTGGCGAAGAGCAGGGGATCGGAGAGCTCGTGGACGGCGACGAAGACCACGGAACTGACCAAAGCCGGCAGCCAGAACTCCCCGAGCAACGGGATGCGCCGCATCATCCGGCGCAGGCCGGCCAGGAGCCCGTTGCGGAAGAGCATCTCCTCGGAGACCGGCGCCATGACCGCGGCGTCCACCGCCAAGGCGGACACGGTCGCGACGGTGAGCTGGTGCGGGACGGGGCTCTGATATCCTGGGTGCTGTTGGTAGCCCAGGTACGCGGCGACCGCGGTCGTGACGAGCGTGATGGCTAGAGGGGCTACGGCCGCCAGCCAGCCCACGCGCAGGGAGCGGAGCAGGCTGCGCTGAGGCGCCGGCGGGGCGCGCGGAGCGGCCGAGCCGGCCAGCGCGGCCGGGCGCAGGCCGCTGGGCGCGGAGTCGGCCAGCGGCGCGGCCGCCACTTCATCCGGCGCCGCCAGGCCTCGGCCCAGGAACAGCTCGTCGACGGCCTGGCGCTGGGATGCGACGGAGCCGCCCTGGCCGGCGCTGGCTGCGATGCGCTCCGAGCCTTGGGTGAGAGCCTGCAAAGCGGTGGGGGCTTCTAAGACCGGGGTCCCTTGCGGAGCGAGCACGATCTTCGCCGCGGCCGAAGGGACGGCGGCCGGCGCAGTCAGAGCCAAGGGGGACGGAGCGGCTTGAGTCCGGACTCCCGGCGTGGGGGTCACGGACAGCGTCCCCTTGAGGCTGACAGGGCTCAGCGCGGTGGACAGGGATCCAGAGGTGCCCGGCGCCAGCATCCCCATGGCCCCGACCTGGGCGGGGGCCGTCAGCGGGGCGACGGCCTGCGACTGCACCGTCACCGCGGCCATGGCCTGGAACGCCTCGGAGCCGGGAGCGGTCAGCAGGCAGAGCAGGGCGAGCCCGACAGCGATGGCCTTGGCGCGTGAGCTCTTCATCAGGAAGAGTCTATCAGACGGGAGGCTCGTCGGGATGGGCCCAATGGCCGCCGCACGGGAGGGAAATGAGCCCAGGCCGGGCTTCCCCAGATGGCTCAGGCCTTGGGGAGGACCAGCTTGAGCAGCGGCTCGCCGTAGCGCTGGCGCTTGAGCTCGGAGAGTCCGGCCAAGGGGTCGGGCTCCCCGGCCGCGGAGGCGCGCGCGAGCTCATGCAGGCTCGAGGTGTCCAGGATCACGACCGGCTCCACCGCTTCGCGCGCGGCCTGCCCCTTGCGCCATAGGCGCAGGGCCTCGAAGAGCCGGCGCTCCTTGTTGCTGCGGCGCAGGCTCATGCGCGGAGGCTCCACCGGCGGCGGGGCCTGCCGGCCGCGTTCCAGGGCCTCCAGGAAGGCGCCCCCGAATTTGCGCAGCAGATAGGGCGTCATGCCCTTGACTTTGGCCAGAGCCTCGGGGCTGTCGGGCATGTCCGCGGCGAGCCGGACCATGAGCTCCTCGGGCATGATCCGGAAGGGCGCCCGGTCGAGGGATTGGGCGCGCGTCTCCCGCAGGAGGAATATCTCCCTCAGGCAGGCCATTTGCCGGTCCGTGAGCCGGTTGCGCCCGGAGAGCCGCCAGAAGCCCTCCGGGTCGAAGCTCTTGAATACGGGCTCGAGCTCGGCGAGCTGGGCGCAAGCCTCGACCGCATCCGCTTCCCGGCCCTTATCGCAGAGCTGGGCCTTGAGGAGCTCGGAGAGCCGCAGGAGGTAGTGGGTG is part of the Elusimicrobiota bacterium genome and encodes:
- a CDS encoding CPBP family intramembrane metalloprotease, producing MKSSRAKAIAVGLALLCLLTAPGSEAFQAMAAVTVQSQAVAPLTAPAQVGAMGMLAPGTSGSLSTALSPVSLKGTLSVTPTPGVRTQAAPSPLALTAPAAVPSAAAKIVLAPQGTPVLEAPTALQALTQGSERIAASAGQGGSVASQRQAVDELFLGRGLAAPDEVAAAPLADSAPSGLRPAALAGSAAPRAPPAPQRSLLRSLRVGWLAAVAPLAITLVTTAVAAYLGYQQHPGYQSPVPHQLTVATVSALAVDAAVMAPVSEEMLFRNGLLAGLRRMMRRIPLLGEFWLPALVSSVVFVAVHELSDPLLFATRLVHSLILSYAYHKEGLPSSIAAHAFFNGLLTLPLVLSLLPGPAALIANILTLPIAALLTWRVFKALKAQAPDQASGRVQPLELTALPSLLLAALLVAGYVFLVPNPIWILGAFGYVWRAARLMLRKMRSGPRAP
- a CDS encoding HRDC domain-containing protein is translated as MPTRHHPLEEIKPATVVTAREHLEEVVAELRQEPRIAIDTESNGFYAYQEKVCLVQISSAREDYIVDPIAVSDFSALGELTADPKIEKIFHAGEYDVLCLKRDYGFRFANLFDTMIAARLLGSKELGLAAAIRIHFGVTLSKKLQRADWGLRPLSEAHLKYAQLDTHYLLRLSELLKAQLCDKGREADAVEACAQLAELEPVFKSFDPEGFWRLSGRNRLTDRQMACLREIFLLRETRAQSLDRAPFRIMPEELMVRLAADMPDSPEALAKVKGMTPYLLRKFGGAFLEALERGRQAPPPVEPPRMSLRRSNKERRLFEALRLWRKGQAAREAVEPVVILDTSSLHELARASAAGEPDPLAGLSELKRQRYGEPLLKLVLPKA